A single genomic interval of Pseudochaenichthys georgianus chromosome 3, fPseGeo1.2, whole genome shotgun sequence harbors:
- the pou4f1 gene encoding POU domain, class 4, transcription factor 1 isoform X1 — MMSMNSKQPHFAMHPSLPEHKYTTLHSSSEAIRRACLHTPQLQNNIFASLDETLLARAEALAAVDIAVSQGKTHPFKPDATYHTMATVPCPSNSTVPLAHHHHHHHHHHHPNLEQDIMDHISSPSLSLMSGAHDGSGGGGGGGGGGGGGGGLISTSSAHPHSHMHGLSHLSHQAMSMNSPLTHHGLLPGCHGGGQGGPGLTNAGLPCINDSDTDPRELEAFAERFKQRRIKLGVTQADVGGALANLKIPGVGSLSQSTICRFESLTLSHNNMIALKPILQAWLEEAEGAQREKMNKPDIFSGGEKKRKRTSIAAPEKRSLEAYFAVQPRPSSEKIAAIAEKLDLKKNVVRVWFCNQRQKQKRLKFSASH, encoded by the exons ATGATGTCCATGAACAGCAAACAGCCGCACTTCGCCATGCATCCCTCTTTACCCGAGCACAAGTACACCACTTTGCATTCCAGCTCGGAAGCTATAAGGAGAGCCTGTCTACACACTCCACAG CTGCAGAATAACATCTTCGCGAGCCTGGATGAGACCCTGCTGGCCCGGGCAGAGGCTTTGGCGGCCGTGGATATCGCCGTGTCCCAGGGCAAGACGCACCCGTTCAAGCCCGACGCCACCTACCACACGATGGCAACGGTGCCATGCCCTTCTAATTCCACGGTGCCACTGGcccatcatcaccaccaccatcatcaccaccaccatcCGAACTTGGAGCAGGACATCATGGACCACATCTCCTCGCCGTCCCTCTCCCTGATGTCCGGGGCGCACGACGGTTCCGGCGGAGGTGGCGGTGGAGGCGGCGGCGGAGGTGGTGGCGGAGGACTCAtctccacctcctctgcccatcCGCACTCTCACATGCACGGCTTGAGCCACCTCTCCCACCAGGCTATGAGCATGAACTCGCCTCTCACCCACCACGGGCTCTTACCGGGCTGTCACGGAGGGGGTCAAGGCGGCCCAGGACTCACTAACGCCGGACTGCCCTGCATCAATGACTCGGACACAGACCCAAGGGAGCTGGAGGCTTTCGCGGAGCGCTTCAAGCAGCGCAGGATCAAACTGGGGGTGACCCAGGCGGACGTGGGAGGCGCTCTGGCTAATCTCAAAATCCCCGGCGTGGGATCACTGAGCCAAAGTACAATTTGTCGATTTGAGTCGTTAACTCTGTCCCACAACAATATGATTGCTCTCAAACCTATCCTCCAGGCCTGGCTCGAGGAGGCCGAGGGGGCCCAGAGGGAGAAAATGAACAAACCTGACATTTTCAGCGGAGGGGAAAAGAAACGCAAGAGGACCTCGATAGCGGCCCCGGAAAAGAGGTCTTTGGAGGCTTACTTCGCCGTACAGCCTCGACCGTCGTCCGAGAAAATAGCAGCTATAGCAGAAAAGTTGGACCTGAAAAAAAATGTGGTGCGAGTGTGGTTTTGTAACCAAAGACAGAAGCAGAAGAGGTTGAAATTTTCCGCTTCTCACTGA
- the pou4f1 gene encoding POU domain, class 4, transcription factor 1 isoform X2, translating into MMSMNSKQPHFAMHPSLPEHKYTTLHSSSEAIRRACLHTPQLQNNIFASLDETLLARAEALAAVDIAVSQGKTHPFKPDATYHTMATVPCPSNSTVPLAHHHHHHHHHHHPNLEQDIMDHISSPSLSLMSGAHDGLISTSSAHPHSHMHGLSHLSHQAMSMNSPLTHHGLLPGCHGGGQGGPGLTNAGLPCINDSDTDPRELEAFAERFKQRRIKLGVTQADVGGALANLKIPGVGSLSQSTICRFESLTLSHNNMIALKPILQAWLEEAEGAQREKMNKPDIFSGGEKKRKRTSIAAPEKRSLEAYFAVQPRPSSEKIAAIAEKLDLKKNVVRVWFCNQRQKQKRLKFSASH; encoded by the exons ATGATGTCCATGAACAGCAAACAGCCGCACTTCGCCATGCATCCCTCTTTACCCGAGCACAAGTACACCACTTTGCATTCCAGCTCGGAAGCTATAAGGAGAGCCTGTCTACACACTCCACAG CTGCAGAATAACATCTTCGCGAGCCTGGATGAGACCCTGCTGGCCCGGGCAGAGGCTTTGGCGGCCGTGGATATCGCCGTGTCCCAGGGCAAGACGCACCCGTTCAAGCCCGACGCCACCTACCACACGATGGCAACGGTGCCATGCCCTTCTAATTCCACGGTGCCACTGGcccatcatcaccaccaccatcatcaccaccaccatcCGAACTTGGAGCAGGACATCATGGACCACATCTCCTCGCCGTCCCTCTCCCTGATGTCCGGGGCGCACGACG GACTCAtctccacctcctctgcccatcCGCACTCTCACATGCACGGCTTGAGCCACCTCTCCCACCAGGCTATGAGCATGAACTCGCCTCTCACCCACCACGGGCTCTTACCGGGCTGTCACGGAGGGGGTCAAGGCGGCCCAGGACTCACTAACGCCGGACTGCCCTGCATCAATGACTCGGACACAGACCCAAGGGAGCTGGAGGCTTTCGCGGAGCGCTTCAAGCAGCGCAGGATCAAACTGGGGGTGACCCAGGCGGACGTGGGAGGCGCTCTGGCTAATCTCAAAATCCCCGGCGTGGGATCACTGAGCCAAAGTACAATTTGTCGATTTGAGTCGTTAACTCTGTCCCACAACAATATGATTGCTCTCAAACCTATCCTCCAGGCCTGGCTCGAGGAGGCCGAGGGGGCCCAGAGGGAGAAAATGAACAAACCTGACATTTTCAGCGGAGGGGAAAAGAAACGCAAGAGGACCTCGATAGCGGCCCCGGAAAAGAGGTCTTTGGAGGCTTACTTCGCCGTACAGCCTCGACCGTCGTCCGAGAAAATAGCAGCTATAGCAGAAAAGTTGGACCTGAAAAAAAATGTGGTGCGAGTGTGGTTTTGTAACCAAAGACAGAAGCAGAAGAGGTTGAAATTTTCCGCTTCTCACTGA
- the obi1 gene encoding ORC ubiquitin ligase 1 — protein sequence MAVNFQTSILSLTLPISCQICLGKVKQPVICANHHVFCSSCMEMWLKKASQCPSCRVPITAENPCREIIGGTNESEHNDNPSMRKCLRKTRGELLLREYEEEMEGLYIENKELKTKNQSLESQLKTALDPCSIKTVQMDDKKVEPYVLEEWTNKLQAATNVCDEVKQDMDKLKEANRALRFQNVDLVQENMRLKAEVVSRSPQKFGRSTVAALEATIQQNDRDVDHLTMALEHGDRYIKNLESRIQISEERRLEGNSTAEADPLTTQQHKINMMMRSLSDNERESICSNPLAEGGTFVRNHTSMFMPSADYKELKKSLTRDQKNDVDSKSTSSELLPATPSSAFRSLTLRSPGVREKKVAFKPASHLRRLDFEELPSPGKSGSTMENQFSSLDKLPTSTDVEPSKSVFWGAWQGSKPEDGSSPSLESSALGATSSTLVTDEPKGLETFSDSSMDAAYLDKISELDCMMLDGESSSSRGSQLSLAPSTPGDLDNTLVPEPQPCSDVSSSHGGKPAAQCDQKSSPPHNMGGTLNDKEDLKGIAEESFAALDSCRESDANVPDSTGHGGSSQTDELSFDLLFDSLEDSKAGPSGSLSSASQDHDHLNPTSSSSMSKPVNTTNRHALLISQPTKRKSHSPFNSSSPTKLSKLM from the exons ATGGCTGTTAACTTTCAGACATCGATCCTTTCTCTGACTCTACCGATTTCCTGCCAAATATGCCTCGGAAAG GTCAAGCAGCCGGTCATTTGTGCCAACCACCACGTGTTCTGTTCCTCCTGCATGGAAATGTGGTTAAAGAAAGCTAGCCAGTGTCCCAGCTGCAGAGTCCCCATCACAGCTGAGAACCCATGCAGAGAAATCATCG GAGGCACTAATGAGAGTGAACACAATGACAATCCTTCCATGAGAAAATGTCTGAGAAAAACCAGAGGAGAACTGCTTTTGCGGGAGTATGAG GAGGAAATGGAAGGGCTCTACATAGAAAACAAGGAGTTGAAGACAAAAAATCAAAGTCTGGAGTCACAACTGAAGACCGCGTTGGATCCCTGCAGCATTAAAACGGTGCAAATGGATGACAAAAAAGTTGAGCCCTATGTCCTGGAAGAATGGACCAACAAGCTGCAAGCTGCCACCAATGTTTGTGATGAAGTAAAGCAGGACATGGATAAACTAAAGGAG GCAAATAGGGCGTTGCGGTTTCAAAACGTCGACCTTGTACAAGAGAACATGAGATTGAAAGCAGAGGTCGTGAGCAGATCTCCTCAGAA GTTTGGTCGTAGTACAGTAGCAGCACTGGAAGCTACAATCCAGCAGAATGATCGGGATGTGGACCACCTGACGATGGCTCTGGAGCACGGCGACCGGTACATCAAAAACCTGGAGTCTCGGATCCAAATATCTGAGGAGAGACGTCTTGAAGGGAACAGTACGGCTGAGGCGGACCCGCTGACAACACAGCAACACAAAATCAACATGATGATGAGGAGCTTGAGTGACAATGAGAGAGAGTCCATCTGCAGCAATCCATTGGCAGAAGgtggaacatttgttagaaATCACACTTCAATGTTCATGCCATCTGCCGATTACAAAGAGCTTAAAAAGAGTCTGACAAGAGACCAGAAAAACGACGTGGACTCGAAAAGCACCTCCTCTGAACTTTTGCCCGCCACCCCATCCTCGGCCTTCCGCTCCCTGACTCTGAGAAGCCCTGGTGTCCGTGAAAAGAAAGTGGCATTCAAACCGGCATCTCATCTGAGGAGGCTGGATTTTGAAGAACTGCCAAGTCCTGGCAAGAGTGGCAGCACCATGGAGAACCAATTCAGCAGCCTCGATAAATTACCCACAAGTACTGACGTCGAACCCTCCAAGTCTGTCTTCTGGGGCGCCTGGCAGGGATCTAAACCTGAAGACGGGTCATCTCCAAGTTTAGAGAGCTCAGCTTTAGGAGCCACTTCCAGTACTCTGGTGACGGACGAGCCAAAGGGTCTTGAGACGTTCAGTGACTCCTCCATGGATGCAGCTTACCTGGACAAAATCTCAGAGTTGGACTGCATGATGTTGGATGGAGAGAGCTCCAGCAGCCGAGGATCACAGCTCTCATTGGCTCCCTCCACTCCCGGAGACTTGGACAACACCCTCGTCCCAGAACCACAACCCTGCTCTGATGTCTCCTCAAGCCATGGTGGAAAACCTGCAGCACAGTGTGACCAGAAGAGCTCCCCACCACATAACATGGGAGGGACCTTGAATGACAAAGAGGATCTAAAAGGCATCGCAGAGGAGAGCTTTGCTGCACTGGATTCCTGTAGGGAGAGCGATGCCAATGTCCCTGACAGTACGGGGCACGGAGGGTCCTCCCAGACTGACGAGCTGTCCTTTGATTTGCTGTTTGATTCGCTGGAAGACAGTAAGGCTGGTCCCTCTGGCTCTCTCAGTTCAGCAAGCCAAGACCATGACCATCTTAaccccacctcctcctcctcgatgAGTAAGCCTGTGAACACAACAAACAGACACGCACTGCTTATCAGCCAGCCAACCAAGAGGAAGTCTCACAGTCCCTTTAACTCAAGCAGTCCCACAAAACTTTCTAAGCTCATGTAA